The Aedes aegypti strain LVP_AGWG chromosome 3, AaegL5.0 Primary Assembly, whole genome shotgun sequence genome contains a region encoding:
- the LOC5578748 gene encoding vacuolar protein sorting-associated protein 33B isoform X1, producing the protein MDTTLDKKLLGFRQIAQEKLQNILCSIPLDKDLIIEPALIKPLENIVGASWLRKNGIDKIYKFDPKNAPPKRKQFLYFLTSNLLTFKSALDQISSYQSQTSNSILAAESERNSRQYHVMVFPQVLASFEHLLEEEGLYGYVDLYSFQWDFIALDQGLLSLEIPNLFADVFVRRDGSLLGSVAQSLRIFNMVMGRPNLLFSFGENAEKVLQMIQQIDAERKVKSGEAKDISDFSAMLIVDRDKDYPSCLLTPVIYSGLLLEIHKHNSGSLTIESTGNKIQNGKLAILQNENNSKPKNKETTNLRMNGAQDLIYQENRYRHFSEVIGLLSSQAKALGLEGKMYSKDMKLSEMKDYVTNKLPKVAAQKKELFKHLLLCETIMEEIGANFEKHQLIEESILTNTNRKQIMSYIDELLAADAHKFNTLRLICLYHVTIGLTSEDMTKLMTAYLNAFGYQHLTVFNNLFQAKLFPDTTNLTKAKILSQISIPILKTPFQIEANKLKLLPTDANETAQSPVSPSSPTTPTGSGKKQCPSYVFNGNYIPLIAQLSSMILNAVSFEDLNNRFGHLERLKLSGKNFGPKTLRELSITSAKADVNQLLPLKVKTIVVFVIGGITYAEVAACQLVEKLTGGKVVLASDTVLSGCDLLESVVGC; encoded by the exons ATGGATACGACACTGGACAAAAAGCTGCTCGGCTTCAGGCAAATTGCCCaagaaaagcttcaaaatattctttGTTCAATCCCACTGGATAAGGATCTCATAATTGAACCGGCTCTGATAAAGCCTCTAGAAAACATTGTAGGAGCATCCTGGTTGAG AAAGAACGGCATCGATAAAATCTACAAATTCGACCCGAAAAATGCCCCACCCAAGCGGAAGCagtttctgtattttctcaCCAGCAACCTGTTGACGTTCAAAAGTGCACTGGATCAAATCAGCAGCTACCAGAGTCAGACCTCCAATAGCATTCTGGCGGCGGAATCGGAACGAAATAGCCGCCAGTATCATGTGATGGTGTTTCCGCAAGTGCTGGCTAGTTTTGAACACCTGCTAGAGGAGGAAGGTCTTTATGGATACGTAGATTTGTACAGTTTCCAGTGGGATTTCATAGCACTCGATCAGGGACTGTTAAGCCTAGAGATACCAAACTTGTTTGCCGATGTGTTTGTCAGACGAGATGGTTCATTGCTGGGATCTGTTGCTCAAAGCTTGAGAATATTCAACATGGTGATGGGAAGGCCAAACTTGTTGTTCAGTTTTGGGGAAAATGCGGAGAAGGTTTTGCAAATGATACAACAAATTGATGCAGAACGAAAGGTGAAAAGTGGCGAGGCGAAAGATATTTCAGACTTCAGTGCCATGTTGATCGTAGATCGAGATAAAGACTATCCGTCCTGTCTACTGACTCCAGTCATTTATTCAGGCCTATTGTTAGAAATCCACAAACACAACTCGGGTTCACTGACAATAGAATCTACGGGTAACAAGATACAGAATGGAAAGCTGGCAATTCTTCAAAACGAGAATAACAGTAAACCAAAAAATAAGGAGACAACAAATCTCCGAATGAATGGAGCACAAGACCTCATCTATCAGGAGAACCGGTACCGCCACTTTTCGGAAGTGATAGGCCTTCTAAGTTCACAAGCAAAAGCTCTCGGACTGGAAGGAAAGATGTACTCGAAGGATATGAAACTATCCGAAATGAAAGATTACGTCACCAACAAATTGCCCAAGGTAGCTGCTCAGAAAAAGGAACTTTTTAAGCACTTGCTACTATGCGAAACAATCATGGAGGAAATCGgcgcaaattttgaaaaacatcaaCTTATTGAGGAAAGCATCCTAACCAACACCAACCGCAAACAAATTATGTCTTACATTGATGAATTACTTGCGGCGGATGCCCACAAGTTCAACACGCTCCGTCTGATTTGCCTGTATCATGTGACCATAGGCCTTACTAGCGAGGACATGACCAAACTTATGACCGCCTATTTGAATGCCTTTGGGTATCAACATCTGACCGTATTCAATAACCTTTTCCAGGCAAAACTGTTCCCAGATACAACCAATCTAACGAAAGCTAAGATCTTGTCGCAAATCTCAATTCCCATTCTCAAAACACCATTCCAAATAGAAGCGAACAAACTCAAGCTACTACCAACAGATGCGAACGAGACCGCCCAGTCACCGGTATCACCGAGCAGCCCGACGACGCCCACCGGAAGCGGCAAGAAGCAATGTCCCAGTTACGTCTTCAACGGAAACTACATTCCACTGATCGCTCAGCTCAGCAGCATGATATTGAACGCGGTCAGCTTCGAGGATTTGAACAATCGTTTCGGCCATTTGGAACGGTTGAAGCTATCCGGTAAAAACTTTGGACCCAAAACGTTGCGGGAGCTCTCTATCACCAGTGCAAAGGCGGACGTCAACCAGTTGTTGCCACTGAAGGTTAAGACGATAGTGGTTTTTGTGATTGGTGGAATCACGTACGCCGAGGTTGCCGCCTGTCAGTTGGTCGAAAAACTAACCGGTGGCAAAGTGGTGCTCGCTTCGGACACTGTGCTCTCCGGGTGTGATTTGTTGGAAAGCGTTGTGGGATGTTGA
- the LOC5578747 gene encoding uncharacterized protein LOC5578747, with amino-acid sequence MLRTILKLAYSKQKLLVRNYARRARNPGVDRRMALLNRDQLQTNLNELEQLEEADFSQVHKSHKQYEQEAQRYRERLQSWIVGNKYFKTKQLNFLTWSEKEQIRYLHNFDPEEWSIDKLVESFPADRYTVVKIIKAKWIPRDTTRVQRHDEAVRENWELFKSGRIKNIDDGFAEHLNKFVHRNFQEVQKPKVEHKRLYDIRQQGQEGGEFSQIITSCKKYANEQNQVDVKRIGEEDQIAQHDIPEIPIKAPNQDMFVMKDISDRQPKTLQQVKRELGMPPTSLDNSDDSDASSLTSSRDCLINVKKYESELVSFDPSNTSVQKKSDLRENIHIPRKLYKKGATYQLDDCFYDDDGEFLYRVPGMTGRSGQ; translated from the coding sequence ATGCTACGTACAATTCTCAAGCTTGCCTACAGCAAACAAAAATTGCTTGTCCGGAACTATGCTCGCCGTGCTCGCAATCCCGGAGTAGATCGTCGGATGGCACTGCTGAACCGGGACCAGTTGCAGACAAACCTGAACGAATTGGAACAACTGGAGGAGGCCGATTTCAGTCAGGTCCACAAATCACACAAACAATACGAGCAAGAAGCGCAACGCTACCGAGAACGCTTGCAGAGTTGGATCGTAGGAAATAAATACTTCAAAACTAAGCAGCTTAACTTTCTGACTTGGTCGGAGAAGGAGCAGATTCGTTACCTGCACAATTTCGATCCGGAAGAGTGGAGCATTGATAAGTTGGTGGAAAGTTTTCCTGCGGATCGTTATACTGTTGTGAAGATTATCAAAGCTAAGTGGATTCCAAGAGATACCACTCGAGTCCAAAGGCATGACGAAGCGGTTAGAGAAAACTGGGAACTTTTCAAATCGGGTCGGATTAAGAACATCGACGATGGATTCGCAGAAcatttgaacaagtttgtccATCGCAACTTCCAGGAAGTTCAGAAGCCAAAGGTGGAACATAAGCGGCTTTACGACATTCGACAACAGGGTCAGGAAGGGGGAGAATTTTCGCAAATCATAACCAGCTGTAAAAAGTACGCTAATGAACAAAATCAGGTTGATGTCAAGAGGATCGGCGAGGAGGATCAAATAGCGCAACACGACATACCGGAGATTCCTATCAAGGCGCCGAACCAGGACATGTTCGTGATGAAAGACATATCCGATAGGCAGCCGAAAACACTTCAGCAGGTTAAAAGAGAACTGGGCATGCCTCCAACGTCGCTTGATAACTCCGATGATTCCGATGCATCTTCCCTTACCTCGAGCCGTGATTGCCTGATTAATGTGAAGAAATATGAATCGGAACTGGTATCGTTCGATCCGAGCAACACGTCCGTACAGAAAAAATCTGACCTCAGAGAGAACATCCATATTCCTCGTAAGCTGTATAAGAAAGGCGCCACCTATCAGCTGGATGATTGCTTCTACGATGACGACGGTGAGTTCCTATATAGAGTGCCTGGCATGACGGGCCGGTCCGGTCAGTGA